A single region of the Nicotiana sylvestris chromosome 6, ASM39365v2, whole genome shotgun sequence genome encodes:
- the LOC104249894 gene encoding 3-ketoacyl-CoA synthase 11-like: protein MTETKATTPLIPPSSQKLPDYNKSVKLKYVKLGYHYLITHGMYLLLTPLVAIVVAHMSTLTPHDLSELWDNLQYNLISVISCSTLIVFVSTIYFLTRPRPVYLVDFNCYKPSEAHKCTMQTFMDQSRLTGAFSEENLEFQHRILQRSGLGDNTYFPGALLNIPPNPSLKEARKEAETVMFGAIDGLLAKTNVKTKDIGILIVNCSLFNPTPSLSAMIINHYKLRGNIASYNLGGMGCSAGVISIDLAKKLLQVHPNTYALIVSTENITLNWYLGNDRSKLVSNCLFRMGGAAILLSNKWTERRRSKYQLLHAVRTNKGADDKCFASVTQEEDANGKLGVSLSKELMAVAGDALKTNITTLGPLVLPISEQLLFFATLVGRKLFKMKLKPYIPDFKLAFEHFCIHAGGRAVLDEIEKNLHLSEWHLEPSRMTLYRFGNTSSSSLWYELAYTEAKGRVRRGERVWQIGFGSGFKCNSAVWKALRNIKPAKEVINPWIDEIEKFPVDVPKVANF from the coding sequence ATGACAGAAACAAAAGCAACTACACCCTTGATACCACCCTCATCACAGAAGCTACCAGATTACAACAAATCAGTTAAGTTGAAATATGTTAAACTTGGTTACCATTACCTAATTACACATGGAATGTACCTCTTATTAACTCCTCTAGTGGCTATTGTTGTTGCTCACATGTCAACACTTACTCCTCATGATCTTTCTGAATTGTGGGATAATCTTCAATACAATCTTATCTCAGTGATTTCATGTTCCACATTAATAGTATTTGTATCAACAATCTACTTCTTAACCCGTCCTCGCCCTGTATACCTCGTGGATTTCAACTGCTACAAGCCTAGTGAAGCTCATAAATGCACAATGCAGACTTTTATGGACCAGTCTAGATTAACTGGTGCGTTTTCGGAGGAGAATCTTGAGTTCCAACATAGAATCCTTCAACGATCAGGCCTCGGGGATAACACTTACTTTCCCGGGGCTTTACTCAATATACCTCCAAATCCATCATTGAAAGAAGCTAGAAAAGAAGCAGAGACAGTTATGTTTGGTGCTATTGATGGTCTATTGGCAAAAACGAACGTGAAAACGAAGGACATTGGAATCTTGATTGTAAATTGCAGCCTGTTTAATCCGACCCCGTCCTTGTCTGCTATGATCATTAACCATTACAAGCTTAGAGGGAATATAGCTAGCTATAATTTAGGTGGGATGGGGTGCAGTGCTGGTGTAATATCAATTGATCTTGCTAAGAAACTACTTCAAGTACATCCAAATACATACGCGTTGATCGTTAGCACAGAGAATATAACACTCAATTGGTATCTTGGAAATGATAGATCAAAGTTAGTGTCAAATTGTTTGTTTAGAATGGGAGGTGCAGCAATACTACTTTCAAATAAATGGACAGAGAGAAGAAGATCAAAGTACCAACTTTTGCATGCTGTTCGTACGAACAAAGGTGCAGACGATAAGTGCTTCGCTTCTGTGACTCAAGAAGAGGATGCTAATGGAAAACTAGGCGTTTCCTTATCGAAAGAACTAATGGCAGTGGCTGGAGATGCACTGAAAACTAATATTACTACCCTTGGACCCCTTGTGTTACCAATATCAGAACAATTGCTTTTCTTTGCTACACTAGTTGGGAGAAAGCTTTTCAAAATGAAACTCAAGCCTTATATTCCGGATTTTAAACTAGCGTTCGAGCATTTCTGCATTCATGCTGGTGGAAGAGCTGTGTTAGATGAAATAGAGAAGAATTTGCATCTTAGTGAATGGCACTTAGAACCATCAAGAATGACATTGTATCGTTTTGGCAACACGTCGAGCAGCTCTCTATGGTACGAGTTAGCTTATACAGAAGCTAAGGGAAGAGTAAGGAGAGGTGAAAGAGTGTGGCAGATAGGTTTTGGTTCAGGATTTAAGTGTAATAGTGCTGTTTGGAAGGCATTGAGAAATATAAAACCAGCAAAGGAAGTGATCAACCCTTGGATTGATGAGATAGAAAAGTTTCCTGTGGATGTTCCAAAGGTAGCAAACTTTTGA
- the LOC104249893 gene encoding uncharacterized protein isoform X1, with protein MATSQLSGHIFRSSLHRRTIFRQCHPTSVFLTPPKNIKTKPLKYDRKFKWLIKFSLVDKQTPTKKPTVDMKQLVEFLYEDLPHLFDDQGIDRKAYDDYVKFRDPITKHDSIDGYLFNIAMLKQLFRPDFQLHWAKQTGPYEITTRWTMVMKFILLPWKPELVFTGTSVMGVNPETNKFNSHVDYWDSIKNNEYFSLEGLLEVIKQLRIYKTPDLETPSYQILRRTATYEVRKYDPFIVVETEGDKLAGNRGFNDVAGYIFGKNAATEKIPMTTPVFTQAFDAEKSKVSIQIVLPSDKSLNSLPAPNQEGISIRKTEGGIAAALKFSGKPTDDIVREKEKQLRSSLIKDGLKPQSGCMLARYNDPGRTWKFIMRNEVLIWLEDFKLD; from the exons ATGGCCACCTCACAACTTTCCGGCCACATTTTCCGGTCATCACTTCACCGGCGCACCATTTTCCGGCAATGCCACCCAACTTCAGTCTTCCTTACTCccccaaaaaatatcaaaacaaaaccTCTTAAATATGACAGAAAATTCAAGTGGTTAATAAAGTTTAGTTTAGTTGATAAACAGACCCCAACAAAAAAACCAACAGTTGATATGAAACAATTAGTTGAATTTTTATATGAGGATTTACCTCATTTATTTGATGATCAAGGTATTGATCGAAAGGCATATGATGATTATGTGAAGTTTAGAGATCCAATTACAAAACATGATTCAATTGATGGCTATTTGTTTAATATTGCCATGTTGAAACAGTTGTTTAGGCCTGATTTTCAGCTGCATTGGGCTAAACAG ACAGGGCCCTATGAAATAACTACAAGATGGACTATGGTGATGAAGTTCATTCTTCTTCCATGGAAACCTGAATTAGTCTTCACTGGCACTTCTGTTATGGGCGTCAATCCTGAAACAAACAAGTTTAACAGCCATGTG GACTACTGGGATTCAATTAAGAATAACGAATATTTTTCCCTGGAAGGTCTGCTCGAGGTCATAAAACAG TTAAGGATTTACAAGACTCCGGACCTGGAAACGCCTAGTTATCAGATACTAAGAAGAACAGCAACTTACGAG GTCAGGAAATATGATCCGTTTATAGTTGTTGAAACAGAAGGTGACAAACTCGCAGGAAATAGAGGTTTCAATGATGTTGCAGG GTACATATTTGGGAAAAATGCTGCAACAGAGAAGATACCGATGACTACTCCTGTCTTCACTCAGGCATTTGATGCTGAAAAATCTAAAGTGTCAATCCAGATAGTTCTTCCATCGGATAAATCTTTGAACAG CTTACCAGCTCCCAATCAAGAAGGTATTAGCATAAGGAAGACAGAAGGAGGAATCGCGGCTGCACTAAAATTTAGTGGAAAGCCAACAGATGATATTGTTCGCGAAAAGGAGAAACAACTTAGATCCAGTCTTATTAAGGACGGTCTCAAACCTCAATCGGGTTGTATGCTTGCTCGCTACAATGATCCTGGTCGAACGTGGAAGTTTATAATG AGGAATGAAGTTCTTATATGGCTTGAGGATTTCAAGCTGGATTAA
- the LOC104249893 gene encoding heme-binding-like protein At3g10130, chloroplastic isoform X2, with the protein MVMKFILLPWKPELVFTGTSVMGVNPETNKFNSHVDYWDSIKNNEYFSLEGLLEVIKQLRIYKTPDLETPSYQILRRTATYEVRKYDPFIVVETEGDKLAGNRGFNDVAGYIFGKNAATEKIPMTTPVFTQAFDAEKSKVSIQIVLPSDKSLNSLPAPNQEGISIRKTEGGIAAALKFSGKPTDDIVREKEKQLRSSLIKDGLKPQSGCMLARYNDPGRTWKFIMRNEVLIWLEDFKLD; encoded by the exons ATGGTGATGAAGTTCATTCTTCTTCCATGGAAACCTGAATTAGTCTTCACTGGCACTTCTGTTATGGGCGTCAATCCTGAAACAAACAAGTTTAACAGCCATGTG GACTACTGGGATTCAATTAAGAATAACGAATATTTTTCCCTGGAAGGTCTGCTCGAGGTCATAAAACAG TTAAGGATTTACAAGACTCCGGACCTGGAAACGCCTAGTTATCAGATACTAAGAAGAACAGCAACTTACGAG GTCAGGAAATATGATCCGTTTATAGTTGTTGAAACAGAAGGTGACAAACTCGCAGGAAATAGAGGTTTCAATGATGTTGCAGG GTACATATTTGGGAAAAATGCTGCAACAGAGAAGATACCGATGACTACTCCTGTCTTCACTCAGGCATTTGATGCTGAAAAATCTAAAGTGTCAATCCAGATAGTTCTTCCATCGGATAAATCTTTGAACAG CTTACCAGCTCCCAATCAAGAAGGTATTAGCATAAGGAAGACAGAAGGAGGAATCGCGGCTGCACTAAAATTTAGTGGAAAGCCAACAGATGATATTGTTCGCGAAAAGGAGAAACAACTTAGATCCAGTCTTATTAAGGACGGTCTCAAACCTCAATCGGGTTGTATGCTTGCTCGCTACAATGATCCTGGTCGAACGTGGAAGTTTATAATG AGGAATGAAGTTCTTATATGGCTTGAGGATTTCAAGCTGGATTAA